In Nymphaea colorata isolate Beijing-Zhang1983 chromosome 5, ASM883128v2, whole genome shotgun sequence, one genomic interval encodes:
- the LOC116254699 gene encoding LOB domain-containing protein 1-like — translation MQSSESLSSSSLSSPTSPLPAPPAPIASPCAACKILRRRCVEQCVLAPYFPPTDPQKFITAHRVFGASNIIKLLQDLPESQRADAVRSLVYEANARSRDPVYGCAGAIFQLQKQLSELQSRLAMAQAEILNMQMQQANMVAFLCMETAQSQQAISQPSDTFSGNNSPSGYQLQFQQGIGGFLDDAAAGAQLEPLWT, via the exons ATGCAATCGAGCGAGTCATTGTCgtcttcctccctttcttctcCAACGTCTCCCTTACCTGCTCCTCCTGCTCCAATCGCCTCTCCCTGTGCTGCATGTAAGATTCTCCGGCGCCGGTGCGTTGAGCAATGCGTCCTGGCGCCATACTTTCCGCCGACCGATCCCCAGAAGTTCATTACGGCTCACCGGGTTTTTGGTGCCAGTAATATCATTAAGCTCCTTCAG GATCTTCCTGAATCACAGAGGGCAGATGCTGTGCGCAGCTTGGTTTATGAAGCAAATGCTCGGAGCAGGGACCCTGTCTACGGCTGCGCCGGCGCAATCTTCCAGCTGCAGAAGCAACTGAGCGAGCTTCAGTCGCGGTTGGCGATGGCGCAGGCGGAGATCCTCAACATGCAGATGCAGCAAGCCAATATGGTGGCCTTCCTCTGCATGGAGACGGCGCAATCCCAGCAGGCAATTTCACAACCGAGTGATACATTTTCCGGCAACAATAGTCCCAGCGGCTACCAACTTCAATTTCAGCAGGGAATTGGTGGATTCTTGGATGATGCTGCTGCTGGAGCGCAGTTGGAGCCTCTGTGGACCTGA